The proteins below come from a single Lates calcarifer isolate ASB-BC8 linkage group LG11, TLL_Latcal_v3, whole genome shotgun sequence genomic window:
- the LOC108877636 gene encoding SUMO-conjugating enzyme UBC9, with protein MSGIALSRLSQERKAWRKDHPFGFVAVPTKNPDGTMNLMNWECAIPGKKGTLWEGGLYKLRMLFKDDYPSSPPKCKFEPPIFHPNVYPSGTVCLSILEEDKDWRPAITIKQILLGIQELLNEPNIQDPAQAEAYTIYCQNRMDYEKRVRAQAKKFAPT; from the exons ATGTCTGGCATCGCTCTTAGCAGACTGTCCCAGGAGCGCAAAGCCTGGAGAAAAGACCACCCATTT GGTTTTGTTGCTGTGCCTACTAAGAATCCTGATGGGACCATGAATCTGATGAACTGGGAGTGTGCCATTCCAGGAAAGAAAGGA ACCTTGTGGGAGGGAGGTCTCTACAAACTCAGAATGCTGTTCAAAGATGACTACCCCTCCTCACCACCCAAAT GCAAGTTTGAGCCGCCAATATTCCACCCAAATGTCTACCCATCAggcactgtgtgtctgtccatcttGGAGGAGGACAAAGACTGGAGGCCAGCCATCACCATCAAACAG ATCCTGTTGGGGATCCAGGAGCTGCTGAATGAGCCTAACATTCAAGACCCAGCACAAGCAGAGGCTTATACAATTTACTG tcagaACAGGATGGACTATGAGAAGCGGGTACGGGCACAGGCCAAGAAGTTTGCCCCCACATAG